The proteins below are encoded in one region of Planctopirus limnophila DSM 3776:
- a CDS encoding efflux RND transporter permease subunit has protein sequence MISTLYARYYKHMLWFVALTLPLFWYQAESIKSNNDIETWMPRDTGVRQIYEQFKLDFGAEEVILIGASAKELSNDAIEALAGRLERLPGIRSCWTPGRLAYRMEALGVSPEEAHARLEGLLTNPDKDMVGLSAVLSEAGTKDRAGTVAQVREVLKYCQLNSAHVALTGAPVIVTELDTLGNAKSGRKFFAITLAICLGLLYFSLRHWNLSLGILGVTLWGIFLTQSIIAWCGGEMNFILGSLSVLVMIFTLSIAVHFVSYYSDAVASGEAKPLDHAFKASFNPCFLSTLTTLLGLVSLNVSSILPVAQFGYAAATGAVVAMVVGLGLTPALLMVWPDCAVKSFRIHHVDFDWWGHFVNRHRHGILAVATVMLCVAMVGIVRLRPDVDPVDFLPRDSQVLVDLGRVEKKLTNVDSIEGVVDFTGKNLTFVDQLQIVRELEAVLRQQPGVRHVLSLATFFPNELPDGALATARMFSTARSYQGEDGLIAADQQLWRVSIRVEDNAIVGGGADRVLHSIQQKTAGFPVHFTGMTPLLDSAQKEIFSGFWESFTAAVLTISLVFLISLRSFVGTLIAMVPNIVPIWLVFGSVGFFGMPVDIGMMMTGSIALGISVDCTFHFMVQYNQAVKLGATPSEAVRIALQHSGEPMLDSTLISSTGMLALCLSSFAPTARFGCLMSAQMIASILGELVFLPALLCCLPEKRKATNTSAASEESAESSATPGDLAHDEIEPQIHRLPAPAPHIGHIGRGAKAPRRADSSFLN, from the coding sequence ATGATTTCGACCCTGTATGCTCGCTACTACAAACACATGTTGTGGTTCGTTGCGCTCACATTGCCCCTGTTCTGGTATCAGGCCGAGTCGATCAAGTCGAATAACGATATCGAAACCTGGATGCCCCGGGATACCGGTGTCCGCCAGATCTACGAACAGTTCAAGCTCGACTTTGGTGCTGAAGAAGTCATTCTGATCGGTGCCAGCGCCAAAGAACTTTCGAACGACGCGATTGAAGCACTTGCGGGTCGATTAGAGCGTTTGCCAGGCATTCGCTCCTGCTGGACGCCGGGACGACTGGCTTATCGCATGGAGGCCTTAGGCGTCTCTCCCGAAGAAGCTCATGCCCGGCTCGAAGGCTTATTGACCAACCCTGATAAAGATATGGTCGGGCTCTCGGCGGTCCTTTCGGAAGCCGGGACAAAAGACCGCGCGGGCACAGTGGCTCAGGTTCGCGAAGTTCTTAAGTATTGTCAGCTCAATTCGGCGCATGTGGCACTCACGGGGGCCCCTGTCATTGTGACCGAGCTGGATACACTCGGTAATGCGAAATCTGGCCGTAAGTTCTTTGCGATTACGTTAGCGATCTGCCTGGGGTTACTTTACTTCTCGCTGAGGCATTGGAATTTGTCTCTGGGAATTCTCGGTGTGACCTTATGGGGGATTTTCCTGACTCAGTCGATCATCGCCTGGTGTGGCGGCGAGATGAACTTTATTCTCGGTTCACTCTCCGTCCTCGTGATGATCTTTACGCTCTCGATCGCAGTGCACTTCGTGAGCTACTATAGCGATGCGGTTGCCTCGGGTGAGGCTAAGCCACTCGACCATGCCTTTAAGGCCTCGTTTAACCCTTGTTTTCTCTCGACTCTGACAACATTGCTGGGCCTGGTTTCGCTGAATGTCAGCAGTATTCTGCCTGTGGCGCAATTCGGCTATGCCGCAGCGACTGGTGCTGTGGTCGCGATGGTTGTCGGCCTGGGCCTGACACCGGCTCTCTTGATGGTCTGGCCAGATTGTGCTGTGAAGTCCTTCCGCATCCATCACGTTGATTTCGACTGGTGGGGACACTTCGTCAATCGACATCGTCATGGCATTCTGGCTGTGGCTACTGTGATGCTGTGTGTCGCCATGGTCGGGATTGTTCGTCTGCGGCCCGATGTGGATCCGGTGGACTTTCTGCCCCGAGACAGCCAGGTGCTGGTCGATCTCGGACGGGTTGAAAAGAAGCTGACTAATGTCGATTCGATTGAAGGGGTGGTCGATTTCACCGGGAAGAATCTCACCTTTGTCGATCAACTGCAGATTGTCAGAGAGTTGGAAGCCGTCCTGCGGCAACAGCCGGGCGTGCGGCATGTGTTGAGTCTGGCGACATTCTTCCCCAATGAACTTCCGGATGGGGCTCTCGCGACTGCCCGGATGTTTTCCACTGCACGCAGCTATCAGGGTGAAGATGGTCTGATCGCTGCCGATCAGCAGTTGTGGCGAGTTTCGATACGAGTGGAAGACAACGCGATTGTCGGCGGTGGTGCCGATCGTGTGCTGCATAGTATTCAACAAAAAACTGCCGGCTTTCCTGTGCATTTCACGGGGATGACTCCTCTATTAGATAGTGCCCAGAAGGAGATTTTCAGTGGTTTCTGGGAGAGCTTTACTGCGGCAGTTCTGACCATCAGCCTGGTCTTCCTGATCTCGCTGAGATCGTTCGTGGGTACCTTGATTGCGATGGTGCCGAATATTGTCCCCATTTGGCTGGTCTTCGGCTCGGTGGGCTTTTTCGGGATGCCGGTCGATATTGGCATGATGATGACGGGGAGTATTGCCCTGGGTATTTCGGTCGATTGCACGTTCCACTTTATGGTGCAGTACAATCAGGCTGTCAAACTGGGTGCCACTCCATCTGAAGCAGTACGTATTGCACTGCAGCATTCGGGCGAACCAATGCTCGATTCGACTTTGATTTCGAGCACAGGGATGCTGGCACTCTGCCTCAGCAGCTTTGCTCCGACGGCTCGGTTTGGCTGTCTCATGTCGGCCCAGATGATTGCTTCGATTCTGGGGGAACTGGTCTTTCTCCCGGCACTTCTCTGTTGTCTGCCAGAAAAACGCAAGGCAACGAACACTTCTGCAGCGTCAGAAGAGTCAGCAGAAAGCTCTGCGACGCCTGGCGACTTGGCACACGATGAGATCGAGCCGCAGATTCATCGCCTCCCGGCACCGGCACCACATATCGGGCACATCGGCCGAGGAGCAAAAGCGCCACGACGAGCCGACAGCTCGTTCCTCAACTAG
- a CDS encoding DUF6580 family putative transport protein, which produces MSDRQSVVKSESSQQVRLVAMCALVLLAILARFIPHPPNFSPVGAVALFSGAFLTQRWFALLIPIAILTISDAFIGFHSLVPVVYGCFLINVLIGRWVGGHSNPLVLAGAALAGSIQFFLITNLANWWTYYPHTREGFLENYILAIPYFQNSVMSDLLFTTVLFGGWHFAESVVAGWNNSRQTTEV; this is translated from the coding sequence ATGAGCGATCGTCAATCTGTGGTGAAATCTGAGTCGTCACAGCAAGTCCGTCTGGTTGCCATGTGTGCACTGGTCTTGCTGGCCATTCTGGCCCGGTTTATCCCACATCCTCCCAACTTCTCACCCGTGGGAGCGGTCGCCCTCTTCAGCGGTGCCTTTCTGACCCAACGGTGGTTTGCACTCCTGATTCCCATCGCCATTCTCACCATTTCGGATGCCTTCATCGGCTTCCACTCTCTGGTCCCCGTGGTCTACGGCTGCTTTCTCATCAATGTGCTGATTGGCCGCTGGGTCGGTGGACATTCCAACCCCCTGGTTCTTGCGGGGGCCGCATTAGCAGGTTCCATCCAGTTCTTTCTGATCACGAATCTGGCGAACTGGTGGACCTATTATCCTCATACACGAGAAGGGTTCCTGGAGAACTACATTCTGGCAATTCCTTACTTCCAGAATTCCGTGATGAGTGATCTGCTCTTCACCACTGTCCTCTTTGGTGGCTGGCATTTCGCTGAGTCTGTAGTGGCTGGCTGGAACAATTCGCGCCAGACGACGGAAGTCTAG
- the cobT gene encoding nicotinate-nucleotide--dimethylbenzimidazole phosphoribosyltransferase: MSQDHRPQPLTNQVIREHLASLAKPPGSLGRLEDLAFELCRIQQTLRPVSSPRKLIVFGGDHGVISEGVTAWPGEITQIMLDTIAKGKAASSALAMATSTSLEVFDVGSFRGGALRHQGSSSVRRDYWMLPGSRNLAQQPAMTVDELEQGLTAGRQIAREVAAQGFRIVAGGEMGIGNTTPAACLTSLICNESGALVVGRGAGADDETLQRKTQVVTQAVERARQHGTGQLRKQLAEVTGVELATLAGFFAESSQLGMVVILDGFIATAAALMAEVLWPESRRNWIAAHCSTEPGHAIALKFLQLDPFLNWQMRLGEGTGALLLMPMLDAACAILSEMTTIAQLQTELVHSRT; the protein is encoded by the coding sequence TTGTCGCAAGATCATCGTCCTCAACCGCTCACGAATCAGGTGATTCGTGAGCATCTTGCTAGTCTTGCTAAACCGCCGGGAAGTCTGGGCCGACTCGAAGATCTCGCCTTTGAACTCTGCCGCATCCAGCAGACCTTGCGACCAGTCTCCTCGCCACGCAAACTGATCGTGTTCGGCGGAGATCATGGCGTCATCTCCGAAGGTGTGACCGCCTGGCCCGGCGAGATCACGCAAATCATGCTCGACACCATCGCCAAGGGGAAAGCAGCTTCCAGCGCTCTGGCCATGGCGACTTCGACCTCATTGGAAGTGTTCGATGTCGGCTCCTTTCGTGGCGGAGCTTTGCGACATCAAGGTTCGTCCTCGGTCCGTCGAGATTACTGGATGCTGCCGGGGTCGCGCAACCTGGCGCAACAACCAGCAATGACCGTCGATGAACTCGAGCAGGGACTGACCGCAGGACGACAGATTGCCCGGGAAGTCGCTGCTCAAGGTTTTCGAATTGTGGCCGGTGGTGAAATGGGAATTGGCAACACCACTCCCGCCGCTTGCCTCACGAGCCTGATTTGTAACGAAAGTGGAGCACTCGTCGTGGGTCGCGGCGCCGGCGCTGATGACGAAACACTTCAGAGAAAAACTCAAGTCGTTACTCAGGCTGTCGAGCGCGCACGACAGCACGGGACGGGTCAATTGCGAAAACAACTCGCCGAAGTGACTGGTGTCGAACTGGCAACTCTGGCAGGCTTTTTTGCAGAGTCATCGCAACTCGGGATGGTGGTGATTCTTGATGGATTTATTGCCACAGCAGCGGCTCTCATGGCCGAAGTTCTCTGGCCAGAGAGTCGTCGCAACTGGATTGCCGCTCATTGTTCGACAGAACCAGGTCATGCCATTGCACTCAAGTTCTTACAGCTCGATCCTTTTCTCAATTGGCAGATGCGACTGGGTGAAGGGACAGGAGCCCTGCTGCTGATGCCCATGCTCGATGCCGCCTGTGCCATCCTCTCCGAGATGACCACGATCGCCCAGTTGCAGACAGAGTTGGTTCATTCCAGGACATAA
- a CDS encoding adenosylcobinamide-GDP ribazoletransferase — protein sequence MSRWLFEWHALMSAIQFLTRIPVPGGMHQPGADLAILQHSIIYYPLVGGLLAFLTGTVYGLACFAWIPLVAALLALAFEAFTTGGFHEDAVADSCDAFGGGWTRDDILRILKDSRVGSYGALGLILAITLRASLISSLVVTPEKLLLVVALVASSGAIGRWTILVMRTLYPLVSGRDGLSKDIAGDVRPGMFLAGTLWLLPTLIFVFTVTLTTAADQWEVITISVKLAAAVSLSAICGWLWGRYAVQKIGGLTGDVLGCGCYLGQIMTLLVLTASIPR from the coding sequence ATGTCCCGCTGGTTATTCGAATGGCATGCACTCATGTCAGCAATTCAGTTTCTGACACGCATTCCAGTCCCCGGCGGCATGCATCAGCCAGGCGCCGATCTGGCCATTCTGCAACACTCAATCATCTACTATCCGCTGGTCGGTGGCCTGCTGGCATTCCTGACGGGCACGGTCTACGGTCTGGCCTGTTTTGCTTGGATACCGCTGGTGGCTGCCCTGCTGGCACTGGCCTTCGAAGCGTTCACCACCGGTGGCTTTCATGAAGATGCCGTGGCTGACAGTTGTGATGCCTTTGGTGGAGGCTGGACCAGGGACGATATCCTCCGAATTCTCAAAGATAGCCGGGTGGGCAGCTACGGTGCTCTGGGGCTGATTCTGGCCATTACTCTCCGGGCAAGTCTCATCAGCAGTCTCGTCGTGACACCTGAAAAGTTACTGCTGGTCGTGGCCCTGGTGGCCAGTTCGGGTGCGATTGGCCGCTGGACGATTCTTGTCATGCGGACACTCTATCCACTGGTCAGTGGTCGCGATGGCTTATCGAAAGATATTGCCGGTGATGTTCGACCGGGAATGTTTCTGGCAGGGACCTTGTGGCTCTTGCCCACCTTGATATTTGTGTTCACCGTAACGCTGACAACTGCTGCCGATCAGTGGGAAGTGATCACGATCAGCGTGAAACTGGCTGCGGCTGTGTCCCTTTCTGCCATCTGCGGATGGCTCTGGGGCCGATACGCAGTTCAGAAGATCGGCGGCCTGACAGGCGATGTCCTCGGCTGCGGCTGTTACCTCGGGCAGATCATGACACTACTGGTGCTGACAGCATCGATTCCTCGTTGA
- a CDS encoding histidine phosphatase family protein yields the protein MPSLLLLRHTTVCDSYRGICYGQSDIPLRSTWQDDFFRIAQNISSQKPFDGLYSSPLSRCAKLAHTLAEKMGQAVQFDHRLMERNFGAWELQQWTSIYEATGTAMDGLIDQPETFAPPGGETTRSFADRVWDWCQSLPTHGRYLAVTHGGCIAAIRGLLLGLEVRAWLELIPNPGEIVEVKW from the coding sequence ATGCCGTCACTGCTATTGCTTCGCCACACGACCGTTTGTGACTCTTATCGCGGCATCTGTTATGGCCAGAGCGATATTCCTCTACGTTCGACCTGGCAGGACGATTTCTTCCGGATCGCACAGAACATTTCCTCACAGAAGCCATTTGATGGGCTGTACTCCAGCCCACTCAGTCGCTGTGCGAAGCTGGCCCATACACTGGCCGAAAAGATGGGCCAAGCTGTGCAGTTCGATCATCGTTTGATGGAAAGAAACTTTGGCGCCTGGGAACTCCAGCAGTGGACTTCCATTTATGAAGCCACAGGTACAGCCATGGATGGCCTCATCGACCAGCCCGAAACCTTTGCCCCGCCGGGAGGTGAAACCACTCGTTCGTTCGCTGATCGAGTTTGGGACTGGTGCCAGTCACTTCCGACTCATGGACGATATCTGGCTGTGACCCACGGTGGTTGCATTGCCGCCATACGTGGATTGTTACTCGGACTGGAAGTTCGCGCGTGGCTGGAACTCATTCCTAACCCGGGCGAAATTGTTGAAGTCAAGTGGTAA
- a CDS encoding lysylphosphatidylglycerol synthase transmembrane domain-containing protein → MSVLSYLPIRWFKSHWFWLKWLLAAALMSWLVSSNWKNLANLSERQIRWDFFALAFATCLIGVVLTFFRWYLLVRAVDLPMTLKEAFRLGSLGLMCNYIGPGAVGGDLIKGMILAKGHPERRAAAAASVIYDRVLGLVALVIVGAAAALLPTTLPFNAQLQLIMTLTWVAAGAGILGLVVIQSPFLHRYHWDRFFSRFPVGGKLAHQLFQAATLYKDRTSTILACIGISIFGHLFMLFSFYLCAETIRGNDPIPDLVAHLRFIPAAEVFGVLIPTPGGMGALEGAIKAFYSLTVDPNDAAAVARAAGNGLLMAITSRVIQVAISAIGLIYYFAARREFEALPSLDENPDSETESPQDPHQVVISSILTDPPSLTEPAAPR, encoded by the coding sequence GTGAGTGTTCTATCTTACCTGCCCATCCGGTGGTTCAAGTCTCATTGGTTCTGGCTGAAGTGGCTGCTGGCGGCGGCCCTGATGTCGTGGCTGGTTTCTTCCAACTGGAAGAACCTCGCGAATCTGAGTGAGCGGCAAATTCGCTGGGATTTCTTCGCACTCGCTTTTGCCACCTGTTTAATTGGTGTCGTCCTGACGTTCTTCCGCTGGTACCTGCTGGTGCGAGCTGTGGATCTCCCGATGACACTCAAAGAAGCGTTTCGTCTGGGTTCTTTGGGGCTGATGTGTAATTACATTGGGCCGGGTGCCGTGGGTGGCGATCTCATCAAGGGGATGATTCTTGCCAAAGGGCATCCGGAACGTCGGGCGGCGGCGGCGGCTTCCGTGATCTATGACCGCGTGCTGGGTCTGGTGGCACTGGTGATTGTGGGTGCTGCTGCGGCACTTCTGCCCACGACGTTGCCCTTCAACGCTCAGTTACAACTCATCATGACGTTGACGTGGGTGGCGGCCGGTGCCGGTATTCTTGGCCTGGTGGTGATTCAATCTCCTTTTCTTCATCGCTACCACTGGGATCGATTTTTCAGCCGCTTTCCGGTGGGTGGCAAGTTGGCCCATCAGTTGTTTCAGGCGGCCACGCTCTACAAAGACCGAACTTCGACCATTCTCGCCTGTATCGGGATCAGCATTTTCGGACATCTTTTCATGCTGTTTTCCTTTTACCTGTGCGCAGAAACCATTCGCGGGAATGATCCCATTCCGGATCTTGTCGCTCACTTAAGGTTTATCCCCGCTGCGGAAGTCTTTGGTGTGCTGATTCCGACACCGGGTGGAATGGGTGCACTGGAAGGAGCGATCAAAGCGTTTTACTCGCTGACGGTCGATCCGAATGATGCTGCTGCCGTGGCTCGTGCTGCGGGGAATGGGCTGCTGATGGCGATCACCAGCCGGGTGATTCAAGTAGCGATCTCGGCGATTGGATTGATCTACTATTTTGCGGCACGTCGGGAATTTGAGGCTTTACCATCTTTGGATGAAAACCCGGATTCTGAGACAGAAAGTCCGCAGGATCCCCACCAGGTGGTCATTTCCTCAATCCTGACCGATCCCCCCTCGTTGACAGAGCCAGCAGCACCACGCTAG
- a CDS encoding EVE domain-containing protein, whose amino-acid sequence MADPVRYWLFKSEPSAFSIDDLAASPKQTALWDGVRNYQARNFLRDDVQTGDLVFFYHSREEPLGIVGTMKVVRAGYPDPTQFNPASKYYDAKSPPDAPRWIGVDVQLMQKFPAVVTRDQLAAHPKTASMLVMKRGMRLSIQPVTRSEWLHVHQLAGVRQ is encoded by the coding sequence ATGGCAGATCCGGTTCGCTACTGGCTCTTTAAATCCGAGCCAAGTGCATTTTCGATTGATGATCTGGCGGCGTCTCCCAAGCAGACGGCCCTGTGGGATGGCGTCCGTAATTATCAGGCGAGAAATTTTCTGCGTGATGATGTGCAGACAGGCGATCTGGTCTTTTTTTACCACAGTCGAGAAGAGCCGCTGGGGATCGTGGGAACCATGAAAGTTGTGCGTGCGGGTTATCCCGATCCCACGCAATTCAACCCCGCCAGCAAGTATTACGATGCGAAAAGTCCGCCCGATGCTCCGCGCTGGATTGGTGTTGATGTCCAATTGATGCAGAAGTTTCCTGCCGTCGTTACTCGCGATCAATTAGCCGCCCATCCCAAGACCGCCAGTATGCTGGTGATGAAACGTGGCATGAGATTATCGATTCAACCTGTCACGCGGAGTGAATGGTTACATGTGCATCAACTGGCAGGAGTTCGCCAGTGA